One genomic region from Populus nigra chromosome 8, ddPopNigr1.1, whole genome shotgun sequence encodes:
- the LOC133700841 gene encoding probable protein phosphatase 2C 40 — protein MMMEGSDDAPVYSRELSVSFGYQCNVTGPSIPSIVPEGFDFLNSTMIQDSCMKMSSSFSCLSGAALSANATLANTNLCNGLIGEEILPNLDSPKSFRRMASSPSLSRLDFTSSSSYSSFTSLGGSTPKDKDFAETLWKSMSAPTRTESSTFLNTMEVQMAGGAAGEDRVQAVCSEENGWLFCGIYDGFNGRDAADFLAGTLYENICFYLHMLEWNKKKQPGSFKSTLEGENVTLHIALPDDSGHSNSEMEQAKLPNYVDEEFTHENYSSDIISCLNRALAQAEGDFMYMVEQEMEDRPDLVSVGSCVLAILLYGDHIYVQNLGDSRAILATSTIQEEGVLKAIQLTETHTVDNESECNKVLADHPDDPSPIIYGRVKGKLKLTRAFGVGYLKKSKMNDVLMGILRVRNLCSPPYVYNHPFTMSHRVSDRDQFVVLGSDGLFDFFSNDEVVKLVHLFIQNNPSGDPAKHLVEQLVQRAADNAGFSTEDLMSIPVGRRRKYHDDVTVLVVILGNKQRTSAASAYL, from the exons ATGATGATGGAAGGATCGGATGATGCACCTGTATATTCAAGGGAACTAAGTGTTAGTTTTGGTTATCAGTGCAATGTCACTGGCCCTAGTATTCCTTCCATTGTGCCAGAGGGATTCGACTTTTTGAACAGCACCATGATCCAAGATTCTTGTATGAAGATGAGTAGCTCCTTTTCGTGTTTGTCTGGTGCTGCTCTTAGTGCCAATGCTACTTTGGCAAACACAAATCTGTGTAATGGTCTCATTGGAGAGGAGATCTTGCCTAACCTTGATTCTCCAAAATCATTTAGAAGGATGGCATCTTCTCCTTCCCTATCACGCTTAGATTTCACATCATCATCCTCCTATAGCAGCTTCACCTCCTTGGGCGGTAGTACACCGAAGGATAAGGACTTTGCTGAGACCTTGTGGAAATCTATGAGTGCTCCTACCAGAACAGAATCCTCGACCTTTCTCAATACAATGGAAGTGCAAATGGCTGGAGGGGCTGCAGGCGAGGATAGAGTCCAAGCTGTGTGTTCTGAAGAAAATGGATGGCTCTTCTGTGGAATCTATGATGGATTTAATGGGCGTGATGCGGCTGATTTCTTAGCTGGTACTCTCTATGAAAACATCTGTTTTTACCTGCATATGCTGGAGTGGAACAAAAAGAAGCAGCCTGGTTCGTTTAAAAGTACCTTAGAAGGTGAAAATGTCACATTGCATATTGCCCTCCCCGACGATTCTGGCCATTCAAATTCTGAAATGGAACAAGCAAAACTACCCAATTATGTTGATGAAGAATTCACGCATGAGAATTACAGCTCTGACATAATAAGCTGCCTTAATCGTGCCCTAGCCCAAGCAGAAGGCGATTTTATGTACATGGTTGAGCAGGAAATGGAAGATCGCCCTGATTTGGTGTCTGTTGGATCTTGTGTCTTGGCAATTCTTCTTTATGGAGATCATATCTATGTCCAAAATTTAGGGGATAGTAGGGCAATATTAGCAACAAGCACCATTCAAGAGGAAGGAGTGCTGAAAGCCATCCAGTTAACAGAAACTCATACTGTTGATAACGAGTCGGAGTGCAATAAAGTTTTGGCCGATCACCCTGATGATCCATCTCCTATCATCTATGGGAGAGTAAAAGGGAAACTGAAGTTAACTCGAGCATTTGGAGTTGGTTATCTTAAAAAG AGTAAAATGAATGATGTGTTGATGGGCATTCTACGAGTTCGAAATTTGTGCAGTCCTCCCTATGTTTATAATCATCCCTTCACTATGAGTCATAGAGTTTCAGACAGGGATCAATTTGTTGTTTTGGGAAGTGATGGATTGTTTGATTTCTTTAGCAATGATGAAGTTGTGAAGCTTGTGCATCTCTTTATCCAGAACAATCCTTCTGGTGATCCTGCAAAGCACCTGGTTGAACAGCTTGTTCAGAGAGCAGCTGATAATGCTG GTTTTAGCACTGAAGATCTGATGAGTATTCCAGTTGGGAGAAGAAGGAAATATCATGATGATGTTACCGTGCTCGTAGTTATACTCGGTAATAAACAACGGACTTCTGCTGCTTCTGCATATCTATAG